From Segatella copri, the proteins below share one genomic window:
- a CDS encoding zinc-dependent metalloproteinase lipoprotein — translation MRKILYFMIALTVLSFASCKDTEGSIGDPIISNGQDRDTDIITGDDYVYHLPVIFHVFYSNTTQYIKYDRLKEILSNVNELYQGDVYNYQMDTIPSENLHILFELAEKDESGKRLSTPGVEYIKVSESEFDCESFMKDKKYVQYCWDQNNYINVMVYAFKKTDENSTTLGISHLPYQVGGYPQIDGLSNGKNYPLSKPGKFPYCVSLNSIYVGKKNEGSRYTEDKYNRRYKPDMFDPNATLAHELGHYLGLFHCFSEKTVKGKSEAADDDDDSDYCDDTPSYNRIEYGKWLTKYISDAKANNKDTLDMREVAIRTNSKGEKWQSDNLMDYSICYSMRFTPEQANRIRQVLYYSPLIPGPKKIRPRTRAWDEMPETEDDLPIRYAKEKAVCIKDIRILKAEK, via the coding sequence ATGAGAAAAATTCTTTATTTCATGATCGCCCTCACCGTCCTCAGCTTTGCATCATGCAAGGATACCGAAGGCTCTATCGGCGACCCTATCATATCCAACGGGCAAGACCGTGACACAGATATCATTACAGGCGATGATTATGTCTATCATCTGCCTGTCATCTTCCATGTCTTCTACAGTAACACCACGCAATACATTAAATATGACCGCCTCAAGGAGATTCTCTCCAACGTGAACGAACTTTACCAGGGTGATGTATACAACTATCAGATGGATACCATCCCGAGCGAGAACCTGCATATCCTGTTCGAACTGGCTGAAAAGGATGAGAGCGGCAAGAGACTCAGTACACCGGGTGTGGAATATATCAAGGTTTCAGAATCAGAGTTCGACTGCGAGAGTTTCATGAAGGACAAGAAGTATGTACAGTACTGCTGGGACCAGAACAACTACATCAATGTGATGGTATATGCCTTCAAGAAGACCGATGAAAACAGCACCACGCTGGGCATCAGTCATCTGCCTTACCAGGTAGGCGGCTATCCACAGATAGATGGTTTGAGCAATGGCAAGAACTATCCGCTGAGCAAACCGGGCAAATTTCCATATTGCGTTTCGCTCAATTCTATCTATGTGGGAAAGAAGAATGAAGGATCCCGGTATACTGAAGACAAGTATAACAGGAGATATAAACCCGATATGTTTGACCCGAATGCTACTTTAGCTCACGAACTGGGTCATTATCTGGGTCTCTTCCACTGTTTCTCTGAGAAAACAGTAAAGGGCAAATCAGAGGCAGCCGATGATGATGACGACTCAGACTATTGCGATGATACGCCTAGCTACAACCGAATAGAATACGGCAAGTGGCTGACAAAATATATCAGTGATGCTAAAGCCAACAATAAGGATACTTTAGACATGAGAGAGGTGGCCATACGCACCAACAGCAAGGGTGAGAAATGGCAGTCAGACAATCTGATGGACTACAGCATCTGTTACAGCATGCGATTCACCCCAGAACAGGCAAACCGCATCCGCCAGGTTCTGTATTATTCGCCCCTGATACCGGGTCCGAAGAAGATTCGTCCGAGAACCCGTGCATGGGATGAGATGCCGGAAACAGAAGATGACCTCCCTATCCGATATGCCAAGGAAAAGGCTGTCTGCATCAAGGACATCCGGATATTGAAGGCTGAGAAATAG
- a CDS encoding toxin-antitoxin system YwqK family antitoxin — protein MKRMILFSLMALMTIAAFGRKHVENATVVADTIFYAENMSNVTSADQASYYRLLMTTGSGLNKKDVFQDFYMNGNLRAEGGYSFIDLGNDRNTIFNGEVTTYYKNGKEKWHGNYVNGKREGYFTLQLREGGVAVVQFKNGKSVHDYFMVTYKDGSSEKRNLSELKQFM, from the coding sequence ATGAAACGAATGATATTATTCTCATTGATGGCTTTGATGACCATAGCAGCTTTCGGTCGTAAGCACGTAGAGAATGCAACAGTTGTAGCTGACACTATTTTCTATGCAGAAAATATGAGCAATGTAACCAGTGCAGATCAGGCTAGTTATTACAGACTGCTGATGACTACTGGTTCAGGCCTTAACAAGAAGGACGTTTTCCAGGACTTCTATATGAACGGTAATCTCCGTGCTGAAGGTGGTTATAGCTTTATCGACCTCGGCAACGATCGCAATACTATCTTTAATGGTGAGGTTACTACCTATTATAAGAATGGTAAGGAGAAGTGGCATGGCAACTATGTCAATGGTAAGCGCGAAGGCTACTTCACACTCCAGCTCCGTGAAGGCGGTGTAGCTGTCGTTCAGTTCAAGAATGGCAAGTCTGTTCACGATTACTTCATGGTAACTTACAAGGACGGTTCTTCTGAGAAGAGAAATCTCTCTGAGTTGAAGCAGTTCATGTAA
- a CDS encoding exodeoxyribonuclease III: MKFISWNVNGLRACVGKDFENQFKELDADFFCLQETKMQEGQLDLQFEGYQSYWNYAEKKGYSGTAIYTKHKPLNVSYGMGVEEHDHEGRIITLEYDQFYLVTCYTPNSQTELKRLDYRMTWEDDFRKFLKSLDAKKPVVICGDLNVAHEEIDIKNPKTNRRNAGFTDEEREKMTVLLNDGFTDSFRYLHPDEVTYSWWSYRFKAREKNAGWRIDYFLVSNRIKEQITEAKIHTEIMGSDHCPVEVDLTF, from the coding sequence ATGAAGTTTATATCCTGGAACGTAAATGGCCTGCGCGCTTGCGTAGGCAAGGACTTCGAGAACCAGTTTAAGGAACTCGATGCCGACTTCTTCTGCCTGCAGGAAACAAAGATGCAGGAGGGACAGCTCGACCTTCAGTTTGAGGGCTACCAGAGTTATTGGAACTACGCTGAGAAAAAAGGATACTCCGGTACAGCCATTTATACCAAGCACAAGCCATTAAACGTAAGTTATGGCATGGGCGTAGAGGAACATGATCATGAAGGCAGAATCATCACGCTGGAATATGACCAGTTCTATCTCGTTACCTGCTACACCCCAAATTCGCAGACAGAACTCAAGCGCCTGGATTATCGCATGACCTGGGAAGACGATTTCCGCAAGTTTCTGAAATCTCTTGATGCCAAGAAACCAGTCGTCATCTGCGGCGATCTGAATGTAGCACACGAAGAGATAGATATCAAGAATCCGAAGACCAACCGTCGAAATGCCGGTTTCACCGATGAGGAGCGAGAAAAGATGACCGTTCTTCTGAACGATGGCTTTACCGACAGTTTCCGTTATCTCCACCCGGATGAGGTAACCTATTCGTGGTGGTCATACCGTTTCAAGGCGCGCGAGAAGAATGCCGGTTGGCGTATCGACTACTTCCTTGTCTCCAACCGTATCAAGGAACAGATTACAGAAGCTAAAATCCATACTGAAATCATGGGCAGCGACCATTGTCCGGTAGAAGTAGATTTAACGTTCTAA
- the folE gene encoding GTP cyclohydrolase I FolE, translated as MNPETEFREGLDELAEHYTEVLKLLGEDPEREGLVKTPMRVAKAMQILTRGYTQDAHKVLTDALFEEKYNQMVIVKDIDFFSMCEHHMLPFYGKVHVAYIPNGKITGLSKIARVVDIYSHRLQVQERLTQQIKDCIQETLNPQGVMVVIEAKHMCMQMRGVEKQNSITTTSDYSGVFNSLNTRQEFMSLLRGETKRI; from the coding sequence ATGAATCCAGAAACAGAATTTCGCGAGGGATTGGACGAACTCGCAGAACACTATACAGAAGTATTGAAGCTCTTGGGAGAAGACCCTGAACGTGAAGGACTTGTAAAAACACCGATGCGAGTAGCCAAGGCTATGCAGATACTGACTCGTGGCTATACACAGGACGCGCACAAGGTATTGACCGATGCCCTCTTCGAAGAGAAATACAACCAGATGGTCATCGTGAAAGATATTGATTTCTTCTCGATGTGCGAGCACCACATGCTTCCTTTCTATGGCAAGGTGCATGTAGCCTATATCCCGAACGGCAAGATTACCGGTCTGAGCAAGATAGCTCGTGTGGTAGATATCTACAGCCATCGTCTCCAGGTACAGGAGCGTCTTACCCAGCAGATTAAAGACTGCATTCAGGAAACATTGAATCCGCAGGGCGTGATGGTAGTGATAGAAGCCAAGCACATGTGCATGCAGATGCGAGGTGTAGAGAAACAGAATTCCATAACCACCACAAGCGACTACAGCGGAGTTTTCAATTCACTGAACACCCGCCAGGAGTTTATGAGTCTGCTGAGAGGAGAAACGAAGAGAATTTAA
- a CDS encoding SPOR domain-containing protein has product MKQFVTLLIMILCSTFTANAQNYLDHLKKKEPGKGVVTVNQSKAIDELVNGKQVIPQDDKTKTTPQKKEKEPETQHKQGPDSLKKTEPQHHEATRENAHVNNAQKAENKNEEKETPVVDMRKKVMRKSYKVTGYRVQAFAGGNSRNDRLKAEQTGNQLKVHFPEQPVYVHFYSPRWICRMGNFRSLAEAQKMLAKVRSLGYRQACLVKGQITVQY; this is encoded by the coding sequence ATGAAACAATTCGTCACATTATTGATTATGATCCTCTGCTCAACATTCACAGCTAATGCGCAGAACTACCTGGACCATCTCAAAAAGAAGGAACCGGGAAAGGGTGTTGTAACCGTGAACCAAAGTAAGGCGATTGATGAACTGGTAAACGGCAAACAAGTGATTCCACAAGACGACAAGACTAAGACTACCCCACAGAAAAAAGAAAAAGAGCCTGAAACTCAGCACAAGCAGGGTCCTGATTCCCTGAAGAAGACTGAGCCACAGCATCATGAGGCAACCCGAGAGAATGCCCACGTGAACAATGCCCAAAAGGCAGAGAATAAAAACGAAGAAAAAGAGACACCTGTAGTGGATATGCGCAAGAAAGTGATGCGCAAGAGCTATAAGGTTACAGGATATAGAGTACAGGCTTTCGCTGGCGGCAATTCGCGTAACGACCGTCTGAAAGCAGAACAGACTGGCAATCAGCTGAAAGTTCATTTCCCTGAGCAGCCGGTTTATGTTCATTTCTACTCTCCAAGATGGATTTGCCGAATGGGCAACTTCCGCAGTTTAGCTGAAGCCCAGAAGATGCTTGCCAAGGTTCGTTCCCTGGGATACAGACAGGCATGCCTTGTAAAGGGACAGATTACGGTACAGTACTAG
- a CDS encoding BT_3928 family protein — protein sequence MMKNKATHILTKIAVNIGRLLMAITFIFSGFVKGIDPLGTQYKITDYLEALHIDWMFPDWSTLVMSVLLATAEFAIGIFLLFAIRRRLMSKITLAVMSVMTLITLWIVIADPVKDCGCFGDAVVLTNMETFIKNIILLIFAVLLWRKPLEMQRLISKQTQWVVINYTFLFSIVMSIWSLWYLPQFDFRPYHIGVNIAKGMEIPKGAKQPKFDTTFILEKNGERKEFTLDNYPDSTWTFIDSKTVQTEEGYVPPIHDFSIADAKTGEDITQEVIHDKGYTFLLVSPHLEFADDSNFGNIDEIYEYANDHGYRFLCLTASTEKAIKHWQDITGAEYPFYVTDETTLKTIIRSNPGLLLLKDGTIIQKWSHNDLPDMAEIGDKPLEKTEIGKMPEVSAAKKTAGIISWFIIPLVLLTIADRLWAWGAWIRKKENSNRILSTFKKKRKMRKKIVAGNWKMNMNLQDGVALAKEINEALVADKPNCDVVICTPFIHLASVAQVLDSEIVGLGAENCADKAKGAFTGEVSAEMVKSTGAQYVILGHSERRQYYGETAEILKEKVELALANGLKVIFCCGETLEEREAEKQNEVVKAELEGSVFHLSADAWKNIILAYEPIWAIGTGKTATSDQAEEMLAYIRSIVAEKYGNEAAEDTSILYGGSCKASNAPELFAKPNIDGGLIGGASLKAADFKGIIDAWKK from the coding sequence ATGATGAAGAATAAGGCAACTCACATATTAACAAAGATAGCGGTCAATATCGGGCGACTGCTGATGGCTATAACCTTCATTTTCTCAGGATTTGTAAAGGGAATTGACCCATTAGGCACGCAATACAAGATAACCGACTATCTGGAGGCGCTGCACATCGACTGGATGTTCCCCGACTGGAGCACCCTCGTGATGTCGGTATTACTAGCCACTGCAGAGTTTGCCATCGGTATCTTCCTCCTCTTCGCCATCCGACGGAGACTGATGAGCAAGATCACCCTTGCCGTGATGAGCGTGATGACGCTGATTACCCTGTGGATCGTTATCGCAGACCCAGTAAAGGATTGCGGATGCTTCGGTGATGCCGTAGTGCTCACCAATATGGAGACATTCATCAAGAACATCATCCTCCTGATATTCGCCGTCCTGCTTTGGAGAAAGCCGCTGGAGATGCAGAGACTCATCTCGAAACAGACCCAGTGGGTGGTGATCAACTACACCTTCCTCTTCTCCATCGTGATGAGCATCTGGAGTCTGTGGTATCTGCCGCAATTCGACTTCCGTCCTTATCATATAGGTGTCAACATCGCCAAGGGCATGGAGATTCCGAAAGGAGCCAAGCAACCCAAGTTTGATACCACCTTCATCCTGGAGAAGAACGGAGAGCGGAAGGAGTTTACATTAGACAACTATCCCGACTCCACCTGGACTTTCATCGACAGCAAGACGGTTCAGACCGAAGAAGGATACGTACCTCCAATCCACGACTTCAGCATAGCTGATGCCAAGACGGGAGAAGACATCACCCAGGAAGTGATTCACGATAAAGGCTACACCTTCCTCCTGGTTTCGCCACATCTGGAATTTGCCGACGACAGCAACTTCGGCAATATCGATGAGATTTACGAATATGCCAACGACCATGGCTACCGTTTTCTCTGCCTTACGGCTAGTACGGAGAAAGCCATCAAGCACTGGCAGGACATAACTGGAGCAGAATATCCCTTCTATGTCACAGACGAGACTACGCTGAAGACGATAATCCGCAGCAACCCAGGTCTTCTTCTGCTGAAGGACGGAACCATCATCCAGAAATGGAGCCACAACGATTTGCCTGACATGGCAGAGATTGGTGACAAGCCACTGGAGAAGACCGAGATAGGCAAGATGCCGGAAGTAAGTGCCGCCAAGAAGACAGCCGGCATCATCTCCTGGTTCATCATTCCACTGGTACTCCTCACCATTGCCGACCGGCTCTGGGCTTGGGGCGCCTGGATCAGAAAGAAAGAGAATTCGAACAGAATATTATCAACTTTTAAAAAGAAAAGAAAAATGAGAAAGAAAATTGTAGCAGGTAACTGGAAAATGAACATGAACCTGCAGGACGGTGTTGCTCTCGCTAAGGAGATTAACGAGGCATTGGTAGCAGACAAACCAAACTGCGACGTAGTAATCTGTACTCCATTTATCCACTTGGCTTCTGTAGCTCAGGTTTTGGATTCAGAGATTGTAGGCCTTGGTGCAGAAAACTGCGCAGACAAGGCTAAGGGTGCTTTCACAGGTGAGGTTTCAGCTGAGATGGTAAAGAGCACAGGTGCTCAGTATGTTATCCTCGGCCACTCAGAGCGTCGTCAGTACTATGGCGAGACAGCAGAGATCTTGAAGGAGAAGGTAGAGTTGGCTTTGGCTAACGGTTTGAAGGTTATCTTCTGCTGCGGTGAGACTCTCGAGGAGCGTGAGGCTGAGAAGCAGAACGAGGTAGTAAAGGCTGAGTTGGAAGGTTCAGTATTCCACTTGAGCGCTGACGCTTGGAAGAACATCATCCTTGCTTACGAGCCAATCTGGGCTATCGGTACAGGTAAGACTGCTACTTCTGACCAGGCTGAAGAGATGTTGGCATACATCCGCTCTATCGTAGCAGAGAAGTATGGCAACGAGGCTGCTGAGGATACATCAATCCTCTACGGTGGTAGCTGCAAGGCTAGCAACGCTCCTGAGCTCTTCGCTAAGCCAAACATCGACGGTGGTTTGATCGGTGGTGCTTCTTTGAAGGCTGCTGATTTCAAGGGTATCATCGACGCTTGGAAGAAGTAA
- a CDS encoding DUF1599 domain-containing protein, whose amino-acid sequence MADLLKTEQQFKDVMSECRTLFEKKLHDYGASWRILRPSSLTDQLYIKAKRIRSLEIKKESLVGEGIRPEFIALINYGIIGLIQLEKPFVDEVDMTPEEAMKLYDLHAKEALELMLRKNHDYDEAWRSMRVSSYTDFILTKIQRVKEIEDIAGATLVSEGIDANYMDIINYAVFGAIKMSEK is encoded by the coding sequence ATGGCAGATTTATTGAAAACAGAACAGCAGTTTAAGGATGTCATGAGTGAATGCAGGACATTATTTGAGAAGAAGCTTCATGATTATGGAGCCTCTTGGAGAATCTTGCGCCCTTCTTCTCTGACAGACCAGCTCTATATCAAGGCGAAGCGCATCCGCTCGCTCGAAATCAAGAAAGAATCTCTGGTTGGCGAAGGTATCCGTCCGGAGTTCATTGCCCTTATCAATTATGGTATCATAGGACTCATCCAGCTCGAAAAGCCTTTCGTGGATGAAGTGGATATGACACCCGAAGAGGCTATGAAACTATACGACCTCCATGCAAAGGAGGCACTGGAACTGATGCTCAGGAAGAACCATGACTATGATGAAGCATGGCGCTCGATGAGAGTCAGCAGTTATACAGACTTCATCCTGACCAAGATTCAGCGCGTAAAGGAAATTGAAGACATCGCAGGCGCTACCCTCGTTTCTGAAGGTATTGATGCCAACTATATGGACATCATCAACTATGCCGTCTTCGGTGCCATCAAAATGAGCGAGAAGTAA
- a CDS encoding CCA tRNA nucleotidyltransferase, with protein sequence MRNLTNAELAQILDKDIFHKISEAADGLSVECYVVGGYVRDLFLERPSNDIDVVVVGSGIEVASALKKMLGRKAHLSVFRNFGTAQVKYQDTEVEFVGARKESYQRDSRKPIVEDGTLEDDQNRRDFTINAMAICLNKDRFGELVDPFDGVYDMEDGIIATPLDPDITFSDDPLRMMRCVRFATQLNFQIEEETYDALSRNAERLKIISAERICDEMNKIMLSKHPSSGFYYLKDTGLLDLILPELVAMDKVETRNGRAHKNNYDHTMEVLENVCKHSDNLWLRWAALFHDIGKPKSKRWDNNIGWTFHSHNIIGAKMIPGIFRRMKLPMDAKMKYVQKLVELHMRPIVIADEEVTDSAVRRLLNDAGDDINDLMTLCEADITSKNQVRKQRFLDNFKMVREKLVDLQERDYKRLLQPCIDGNEIMEMFHLTPCREVGTLKQYLKDAVLDNKVANEREPLMELLMKKAQEMGLVNAENSK encoded by the coding sequence ATGAGAAATTTGACCAATGCCGAACTGGCACAGATACTGGATAAGGATATATTTCATAAGATTTCAGAGGCAGCAGATGGGTTGTCTGTGGAGTGTTATGTAGTAGGTGGATATGTGCGTGACCTCTTCCTGGAGCGACCTTCCAATGATATTGATGTCGTTGTGGTTGGTAGCGGTATAGAGGTAGCTTCTGCCTTGAAGAAGATGCTCGGAAGAAAGGCGCATCTCTCTGTGTTCCGTAATTTCGGAACAGCACAAGTGAAGTATCAGGATACTGAAGTGGAGTTTGTCGGCGCCCGTAAGGAGAGCTATCAGCGCGATTCCAGAAAGCCTATTGTGGAAGATGGAACGCTGGAGGATGACCAGAACCGCCGCGACTTTACCATCAATGCGATGGCTATCTGCCTGAACAAAGACCGTTTTGGAGAACTCGTAGATCCTTTTGATGGTGTCTACGATATGGAAGATGGCATTATTGCCACTCCGCTCGACCCGGATATCACTTTTTCTGATGACCCGCTGCGTATGATGCGTTGCGTGCGTTTCGCTACCCAACTCAATTTCCAGATAGAGGAGGAGACCTATGATGCGCTCTCCCGCAATGCCGAGCGCCTGAAGATTATCAGTGCTGAGCGAATCTGCGACGAGATGAACAAGATTATGCTCTCCAAGCACCCAAGTAGCGGTTTCTATTACCTGAAAGATACAGGTCTGCTCGATCTCATTCTGCCAGAACTGGTTGCGATGGACAAGGTGGAAACCCGTAACGGCAGGGCACATAAGAATAATTACGACCATACGATGGAGGTGCTCGAGAATGTGTGCAAGCATTCAGATAACCTCTGGCTCCGCTGGGCTGCTCTCTTCCACGACATCGGTAAACCGAAGAGCAAGCGCTGGGACAACAATATCGGCTGGACATTCCACAGTCATAATATAATAGGTGCAAAGATGATTCCGGGTATCTTCCGCCGTATGAAACTTCCGATGGATGCGAAGATGAAGTATGTGCAGAAGCTGGTAGAACTCCACATGCGTCCGATTGTGATTGCTGATGAGGAGGTTACCGACAGTGCCGTTCGCCGCCTGCTGAATGATGCCGGCGATGACATCAACGACCTGATGACGCTCTGCGAGGCTGATATTACCAGTAAGAACCAGGTGCGCAAGCAGCGTTTTCTGGATAATTTCAAGATGGTGCGCGAGAAACTGGTTGATCTGCAGGAACGTGATTATAAGCGACTTCTCCAGCCATGCATCGATGGTAATGAGATTATGGAGATGTTCCATCTTACCCCTTGCCGCGAGGTAGGCACCCTGAAGCAGTATCTCAAGGATGCTGTATTGGATAATAAGGTGGCTAATGAGCGTGAACCGTTGATGGAACTTCTGATGAAGAAGGCTCAGGAGATGGGATTGGTAAATGCAGAAAACTCAAAATAG
- a CDS encoding efflux RND transporter periplasmic adaptor subunit, with the protein MKIKSVLFVAAVCVLAALTSCGGSKKGGLPDFSDDEFAVATIGTSSAALQTTYPATIKGIQDVEVRPKVSGFITKVFVHEGQTVSAGQALFSIDSETYQAAVRSAAAAVNTAKAQANTAKLTYQNNKKLYDSKIIGEFELSTAANSYATAKAQVAQAEAALASAREQLAWCTVTSPSAGVVGSLPFKVGALVSASGQALTTVSNISTMEVFFSLSESQILSMSKTNGSIQAAIAAFPAVKLQLADGSIYNHPGKVVKMSGVIDATSGSISLIAHFANPEKLLKSGGAGSIVVPNDHNSAIVIPQEACSQVQDKIFVYIVTKDNKVKYSEIKVNPQDDGKNYIVTAGLHVGDRIVLKGITKLTDGQQIKPITLERYNQKIAEAAKLAESQDNAHAFATAMGGKK; encoded by the coding sequence ATGAAAATTAAAAGCGTTTTGTTTGTTGCAGCAGTTTGTGTTCTTGCTGCGTTGACATCATGTGGTGGAAGTAAGAAGGGCGGTCTGCCTGACTTCAGCGATGATGAGTTCGCTGTGGCTACTATCGGTACTTCCAGCGCCGCATTGCAGACTACCTATCCTGCTACCATCAAGGGTATCCAGGATGTAGAGGTACGTCCTAAGGTTTCTGGTTTTATCACTAAGGTTTTTGTACACGAGGGACAGACTGTATCAGCAGGTCAGGCTTTGTTCTCTATTGATAGCGAGACCTATCAGGCTGCTGTCCGTTCTGCAGCTGCCGCTGTAAATACAGCTAAGGCACAGGCTAATACAGCCAAGTTGACCTATCAGAACAATAAGAAATTGTATGATAGCAAGATTATCGGTGAATTTGAACTCTCTACAGCAGCTAACAGCTATGCAACAGCTAAGGCTCAGGTAGCTCAGGCAGAGGCAGCATTGGCTTCAGCCCGCGAGCAGTTGGCTTGGTGTACCGTTACCAGCCCTTCTGCAGGTGTAGTAGGTAGCCTTCCTTTCAAGGTGGGTGCTCTGGTAAGTGCTTCTGGTCAGGCTCTTACTACCGTTTCCAATATCAGCACTATGGAGGTGTTCTTCTCACTCTCTGAGTCTCAGATCTTGAGCATGTCTAAGACCAATGGTAGTATTCAGGCAGCCATCGCAGCGTTCCCAGCTGTCAAGTTGCAGTTGGCAGACGGTTCTATCTATAATCACCCGGGTAAGGTGGTTAAGATGAGTGGTGTCATCGATGCTACTTCCGGTTCTATCTCTCTCATCGCTCACTTCGCTAACCCTGAGAAGTTGCTGAAGAGTGGTGGTGCAGGTTCTATCGTGGTTCCTAACGATCATAACAGCGCTATCGTTATCCCTCAGGAGGCTTGCTCTCAGGTTCAGGATAAGATCTTCGTTTACATCGTAACCAAGGATAACAAGGTGAAGTATTCTGAGATCAAGGTCAATCCACAGGATGATGGCAAGAACTATATCGTAACTGCAGGTCTTCATGTAGGCGATCGTATTGTTTTAAAGGGTATTACCAAGTTGACCGATGGTCAGCAGATCAAGCCTATCACTCTGGAGCGTTACAATCAGAAGATTGCTGAGGCTGCCAAGTTGGCTGAGTCTCAGGATAACGCTCATGCCTTCGCTACTGCTATGGGCGGAAAGAAGTAA